From a region of the Ficedula albicollis isolate OC2 chromosome 1A, FicAlb1.5, whole genome shotgun sequence genome:
- the CCDC77 gene encoding coiled-coil domain-containing protein 77 isoform X1, which yields MGSEGRVAGIPRSTRLSTPHASSRSESRFPSREDFTPLPSVSERLTHLNPSRELLDYYRKKVAAFDEEHEELVKRLEKYKQAYDEQHQLQWEVHHLEEEIAELQRALSDMQVYLFQEREEVLRLYAENDRLKLREIEDKKKIQQLLAALGRDEGEVTYFHKEPPHKVTVLPRPAETHEPDDVCSTGTEQSTLKPTPKGEKPETSDRYQKDDETLLLQVKALQAQIEEQTRLAKEQVEALLEDRRIQMEEAECRHRRDQDKIKSISEKLHKTQSLLYESTRDFLHLKSSARANEKAWMAEKDSLLKKLGKDLDHLAFSTESGKKKQRELKKMLQENDGASKLHNKEIKVLQDKLMQEKHLSHMYREQCVSLEGEVARIREERDVGKELFKERSEKMEKRLKMMTQRCEALEKRRNMEVEGFKNDIKQLQQKLKGVEKHIYKVALNLGPDQDLAILREVRQGNKLTRKIQGELKDLKAKIFILEDELRHC from the exons ATGGGCTCGGAGGGCCGCGTTGCGGGGATCCCGCGCAGCACAAG GCTGTCAACCCCCCACGCCTCATCCAGATCTGAGTCCCGGTTTCCAAGTCGGGAGGACTTCACTCCTCTCCCCTCAGTCAGCGAGCGCTTGACTCATCTCAACCCCTCCCGTGAGCTCCTGGACTATTACCGAAAAAAGGTGGCTGCCTTCGATGAGGAACATGAGGAGCTGGTGAAAAGGCTGGAGAAATACAAGCAAGCCTATGATGAGCAG CACCAGTTGCAGTGGGAAGTCCACCACTTGGAAGAGGAgattgcagagctgcagagggctTTGAGTGATATGCAGGTGTACCTGTtccaggagagggaggaagtGCTTCGCCTGTATGCGGAGAATGACCGGCTGAAACTCAG GGAAAtagaggacaaaaaaaaaatccaacaactCCTGGCTGCACTGGGAAGAGATGAAGGAGAAGTTACATATTTTCATAAGGAGCCTCCACATAAG GTTACTGTTCTGCCAAGGCCAGCAGAGACCCACGAACCAGATGATGTTTGTAGCACAG GTACAGAGCAGAGCACTCTAAAACCAACACCAAAAGGAGAGAAACCAGAAACTTCTGATAGATACCAAAAAGATGATGAAACACTTCTACTACAG GTGAAGGCCCTTCAAGCTCAGATAGAAGAACAGACACGACTGGCCAAGGAGCAGGTTGAGGCACTGCTCGAGGACAGGCGCATTCAGATGGAGGAAGCCGAGTGCCGGCATCGCAGGGACCAGGACAAGATCAAATCTATATCAGAAAA GCTCCATAAGACCCAAAGCCTCTTATATGAGAGTACCCGGGACTTTCTCCATCTCAAGTCTAGTGCCAGAGCCAATGAGAAAGCATGGATGGCAGAGAAGGACAGTCTGTTGAAGAAACTTGGCAAAGACCTGGATCATCTTGCTTTCAGCACAgagtcaggaaaaaagaagcagaggGAGCTGAAGAAGATGCTTCAAGAAAACGATGGTGCTTCAAAACTCcacaacaaagaaataaag GTACTGCAAGACAAGCTAATGCAGGAAAAACACCTGTCACACATGTACAGAGAGCAGTGTGTCTCCCTGGAAGGGGAGGTGGCTAGGATCCGCGAGGAGCGAGATGTTGGCAAAGAACTCTTTAAG GAACGCTCAGAAAAGATGGAGAAGCGCCTTAAAATGATGACTCAGCGATGTGAAGCCTTGGAAAAACGTCGTAATATGGAAGTAGAGGGCTTCAAGAATGACATTAAACAGCTTCAGCAGAAACTGAAAGGTGTAGAGAAGCATATTTACAAG gtAGCTTTGAATTTGGGACCGGACCAGGATCTTGCAATTCTCCGGGAGGTCCGCCAAGGAAACAAACTAACACGTAAAATTCAAGGAGAACTGAAAgacttaaaagcaaaaatcttcaTCTTAGAGGATGAACTACGGCACTGCTGA
- the CCDC77 gene encoding coiled-coil domain-containing protein 77 isoform X2, with amino-acid sequence MGSEGRVAGIPRSTRLSTPHASSRSESRFPSREDFTPLPSVSERLTHLNPSRELLDYYRKKVAAFDEEHEELVKRLEKYKQAYDEQHQLQWEVHHLEEEIAELQRALSDMQVYLFQEREEVLRLYAENDRLKLREIEDKKKIQQLLAALGRDEGEVTYFHKEPPHKVTVLPRPAETHEPDDVCSTVGTEQSTLKPTPKGEKPETSDRYQKDDETLLLQVKALQAQIEEQTRLAKEQVEALLEDRRIQMEEAECRHRRDQDKIKSISEKLHKTQSLLYESTRDFLHLKSSARANEKAWMAEKDSLLKKLGKDLDHLAFSTESGKKKQRELKKMLQENDGASKLHNKEIKVLQDKLMQEKHLSHMYREQCVSLEGEVARIREERDVGKELFKERSEKMEKRLKMMTQRCEALEKRRNMEVEGFKNDIKQLQQKLKGVEKHIYKVALNLGPDQDLAILREVRQGNKLTRKIQGELKDLKAKIFILEDELRHC; translated from the exons ATGGGCTCGGAGGGCCGCGTTGCGGGGATCCCGCGCAGCACAAG GCTGTCAACCCCCCACGCCTCATCCAGATCTGAGTCCCGGTTTCCAAGTCGGGAGGACTTCACTCCTCTCCCCTCAGTCAGCGAGCGCTTGACTCATCTCAACCCCTCCCGTGAGCTCCTGGACTATTACCGAAAAAAGGTGGCTGCCTTCGATGAGGAACATGAGGAGCTGGTGAAAAGGCTGGAGAAATACAAGCAAGCCTATGATGAGCAG CACCAGTTGCAGTGGGAAGTCCACCACTTGGAAGAGGAgattgcagagctgcagagggctTTGAGTGATATGCAGGTGTACCTGTtccaggagagggaggaagtGCTTCGCCTGTATGCGGAGAATGACCGGCTGAAACTCAG GGAAAtagaggacaaaaaaaaaatccaacaactCCTGGCTGCACTGGGAAGAGATGAAGGAGAAGTTACATATTTTCATAAGGAGCCTCCACATAAG GTTACTGTTCTGCCAAGGCCAGCAGAGACCCACGAACCAGATGATGTTTGTAGCACAG TAGGTACAGAGCAGAGCACTCTAAAACCAACACCAAAAGGAGAGAAACCAGAAACTTCTGATAGATACCAAAAAGATGATGAAACACTTCTACTACAG GTGAAGGCCCTTCAAGCTCAGATAGAAGAACAGACACGACTGGCCAAGGAGCAGGTTGAGGCACTGCTCGAGGACAGGCGCATTCAGATGGAGGAAGCCGAGTGCCGGCATCGCAGGGACCAGGACAAGATCAAATCTATATCAGAAAA GCTCCATAAGACCCAAAGCCTCTTATATGAGAGTACCCGGGACTTTCTCCATCTCAAGTCTAGTGCCAGAGCCAATGAGAAAGCATGGATGGCAGAGAAGGACAGTCTGTTGAAGAAACTTGGCAAAGACCTGGATCATCTTGCTTTCAGCACAgagtcaggaaaaaagaagcagaggGAGCTGAAGAAGATGCTTCAAGAAAACGATGGTGCTTCAAAACTCcacaacaaagaaataaag GTACTGCAAGACAAGCTAATGCAGGAAAAACACCTGTCACACATGTACAGAGAGCAGTGTGTCTCCCTGGAAGGGGAGGTGGCTAGGATCCGCGAGGAGCGAGATGTTGGCAAAGAACTCTTTAAG GAACGCTCAGAAAAGATGGAGAAGCGCCTTAAAATGATGACTCAGCGATGTGAAGCCTTGGAAAAACGTCGTAATATGGAAGTAGAGGGCTTCAAGAATGACATTAAACAGCTTCAGCAGAAACTGAAAGGTGTAGAGAAGCATATTTACAAG gtAGCTTTGAATTTGGGACCGGACCAGGATCTTGCAATTCTCCGGGAGGTCCGCCAAGGAAACAAACTAACACGTAAAATTCAAGGAGAACTGAAAgacttaaaagcaaaaatcttcaTCTTAGAGGATGAACTACGGCACTGCTGA